From Clavelina lepadiformis chromosome 9, kaClaLepa1.1, whole genome shotgun sequence, the proteins below share one genomic window:
- the LOC143470141 gene encoding CD209 antigen-like protein C isoform X5 — protein sequence MMMMMLVCFLFVTASLVNGQDYLTCLRNSDAFAGINPQDTASNIRGPPGYPGKRGSPGDRGLQGDKGSKGEPGSSDREEIRRLRADLLSETQALINDAIRPLQDKISRLSQVAESGWYTPSNGYQYRLTETEQNWQESRRLCQAMGGDLAAVGMRNVAIRWKLLTEVIKSVRGVWIGLNDISQEGQWMWIDGVREAEGNDNWAAGEPNHAGNEDCAVVNVPRHIGAHDVSCSRTEFAICEKIITDISQ from the exons atgatgatgatgatgcttGTATGCTTCTTATTTGTCACCGCATCACTTGTAAACGGACAAGATTACTTGACTTGCTTGAGAAACAGTGACGCATTTGCTGGTATCAACCCCCAAGACACAGCATCCAATATTCGGGGCCCGCCAGGTTACCCCGGTAAACGGGGAAGTCCCGGTGATAGGGGTCTACAAGGTGACAAAGGTTCCAAAGGTGAACCCGGGTCATCCGACCGTGAAGAAATTAGACGCTTAAGAG ctGATTTGCTATCAGAAACCCAAGCTCTTATAAATGACGCCATAAGACCACTTCAGGACAAAATATCACGCCTGAGTCAAG TTGCTGAAAGTGGTTGGTATACGCCGTCTAACGGATATCAATATCGCCTTACTGAAACTGAACAAAACTGGCAAGAAAGTCGACGTTTGTGCCAAGCAATGGGCGGTGATCTGGCCGCTGTTGGAATGAGGAACGTCGCCATTCGATG GAAACTTCTCACCGAAGTAATTAAATCTGTCCGAGGTGTGTGGATAGGACTGAATGACATTTCTCAAGAAGGACAGTGGATGTGGATAGATGGTGTACGAGAGGCTGAAGGAAACGACAACTGGGCAGCTGGTGAACCAAACCATGCAGGAAATGAAGATTGTGCTGTGGTGAATGTGCCTCGCCACATCGGTGCACACGATGTTTCATGTTCCCGGACCGAATTCGCTAtatgtgaaaaaattatcacaGACATTTCTCAGTAA
- the LOC143470141 gene encoding CD209 antigen-like protein 2 isoform X1 codes for MMMMMLVCFLFVTASLVNGQDYLTCLRNSDAFAGINPQDTASNIRGPPGYPGKRGSPGDRGLQGDKGSKGEPGSSDREEIRRLRADLLSETQALINDAIRPLQDKISRLSQAASSQVAESGWYTPSNGYQYRLTETEQNWQESRRLCQAMGGDLAAVGMRNVAIRWKLLTEVIKSVRGVWIGLNDISQEGQWMWIDGVREAEGNDNWAAGEPNHAGNEDCAVVNVPRHIGAHDVSCSRTEFAICEKIITDISQ; via the exons atgatgatgatgatgcttGTATGCTTCTTATTTGTCACCGCATCACTTGTAAACGGACAAGATTACTTGACTTGCTTGAGAAACAGTGACGCATTTGCTGGTATCAACCCCCAAGACACAGCATCCAATATTCGGGGCCCGCCAGGTTACCCCGGTAAACGGGGAAGTCCCGGTGATAGGGGTCTACAAGGTGACAAAGGTTCCAAAGGTGAACCCGGGTCATCCGACCGTGAAGAAATTAGACGCTTAAGAG ctGATTTGCTATCAGAAACCCAAGCTCTTATAAATGACGCCATAAGACCACTTCAGGACAAAATATCACGCCTGAGTCAAG CTGCTTCTTCCCAAGTTGCTGAAAGTGGTTGGTATACGCCGTCTAACGGATATCAATATCGCCTTACTGAAACTGAACAAAACTGGCAAGAAAGTCGACGTTTGTGCCAAGCAATGGGCGGTGATCTGGCCGCTGTTGGAATGAGGAACGTCGCCATTCGATG GAAACTTCTCACCGAAGTAATTAAATCTGTCCGAGGTGTGTGGATAGGACTGAATGACATTTCTCAAGAAGGACAGTGGATGTGGATAGATGGTGTACGAGAGGCTGAAGGAAACGACAACTGGGCAGCTGGTGAACCAAACCATGCAGGAAATGAAGATTGTGCTGTGGTGAATGTGCCTCGCCACATCGGTGCACACGATGTTTCATGTTCCCGGACCGAATTCGCTAtatgtgaaaaaattatcacaGACATTTCTCAGTAA